The Terriglobus roseus region TCCGCGGTGCTGTGGAGTCGTCCACACTGGGCAATTTCGCAGTGCAGATGGCCGCGTTGGAAAACTCCGCTGACGCACAGAGCATTGCGGAATGGGCTGCGACGCTGAGGACAGCCTTCTAAAAGCGAAACAAATGAGGGGCGAACGCTATGTTCGCTCTTCTTTCGAGCAGCAAATGTGGCTTTCGTGCTCTAAGACGCTACAATTCCCTTTTGAATGGCACCTACGCAAAAAGAGCTGGCCAAGCTGGCAGGCGTCTCCGCCGGAACGGTTTCGAATGTTGTCAACGGTGTCCCCGGTGTCAGTGAAGCAGCGCGCCAACGCGTGCTTGCAGCCATCCGCGAGCTCAACTACCAGCCGAACCTGATCGCACGCAGCCTCCGCACCAATCGCACGCATACCCTCGGCATTGTTGTGCCGGACATCACCGTGCCGTTCTATCCGCACATCATTCGCGGTGCCGAATCCGCCGCGCGTGAAGCGGGCTACTTCCTGATGGTGCTCGATAGCGAAAACGATCACGAGCGCGAAAGCGCCATGCTGGAGTTGCTGCGCTCACAGCGCAGTGAAGGAACGTTGCTTGTGGCTGCGGGTGGACATGGATGGTCAAAGGAACAGGCAGCGTCTGTCACCGCACAGGCGCCGCTCGTCTGCCTTGATCGTCTCCCCGAAGGTCTGGCTGTGGACTCGGTCTGCGTGGACGACGCACGCGCGGCCGCCATGGCTGTCTCACATCTGGTGGAACGCGGCCATCGCGAGATCGCCGTCATCACCGGCCCGCCGACACTGCGCAACGAACAGGCGCGCCTTCGCGGCTACCGTACCGCCATGCAGCACCACGGTCTGCAGGTGCGCGAACGTCTCGTTTGGCAGGCGGGTTTCCAGCAAGGGGAAATTGCACGCGTCTGCCAGGAGGGGCTTCTTGGATCGCGCGAACGTCCCACGGCGATCTTCGCCACCAACGGCGTCACCGGGCTGGGCATGTTGAAGGCGCTGTATGCGCTTGGCCTGGAAACTCCGCGTGATGTGGCAGTGGTTTGTTTTGATGAGCTCAACGGCGAAGACTTTTTCCGTCCGGGCATCACGACGGTTGTTCAGCCTGCGGCAGATATCGGCGCGCGAGCTGTACAGGTTCTTTTACGCCGTATTCGCAACAGCGGCGAGACGCCACTGCCGCTTGAGACGGTCCGCCTGCCTGCAACGCTTGTGGTGCGAGAATCCAGCAGTGAACCGCATGCAGCGCGCGGAACGGCGCGTCCCCGCATCAAAAAGCGCGGATAAAACGCGATACACTGGACGCGTCGGAATAACCGCTGCAATTCAACTGTGAGTTTTCCGCCTGCTATCAGGCGGAAGCATAGGTGCATTGCCGCTTGGCCCGCTGACCGCAACGCACGACCGCGCCCCGGGTCTTCATTGTTTGTAATTTCTTTTTACGGGTGACAGAGAACACATGAAGCATGTAAAGCCGGTACTTCTTAGCTTGACGTTTGGCCTTCCGCTGCTGGTCTGGGGCGTTTCCCTGGGCAGCGCCGTCTCCGCTCAGTCGGCTGCGGACCAGATGCCCGCCGGCCCCGGCAAAGACATCACCGTGGCCACCTGCACCAAGTGTCACTCCATCACCAACATCACTGGCCAGCACAAGGACCGTGATGGATGGACGGCGACCATCACCAAGATGGTGGGTTATGGCGCTACTGGCTCCGATGAAGATTTCCAGGCCATTCTGGACTACGTCACGAAGAACTACGGTCTGGACAGCGCTGGCGCAGCCGCACCTGCTGCCGCTGCAGCACACAAGATTGCAGTGAACACAGAACCTGCAGCCCAGCTCGTTACGGATCTGGGACTGACCGACGACGAGTCGAAGGCACTGGTGGCCTACCGCGATAAGAACGGCAACTTCAAGACCATCGATGACCTTAAGAAAGTACCGGGCATTGATGCCACGAAGTTCGACGCACACGCTGCCGATCTGCAGTTCTAATCAAGACAAGCGAGTAAAAAAGGCTCGGCATATGCCGAGCCTTTTTATATGGATTGAAACCGCAATCTCTAAGCGCCTGAACCCGCCTTGAAGATGTCTTCCGCGTAGTAGTTTTCCACCTTGGCCTGATCACGCAGCATTTCAATGTAAGCGCTGCGCAGGAGCTGGCTGCGAGTGTTACGAATCTGATCGCGGATGCTCTGCTGAACTGCCGGATTATTCAGATCGCGCTGTCCTGCGGCCTCGCGGCTTACCAGGTGGATGATCGAGTAGCCAACAGGCTGCTTTGATCCCGGAGGCGTGATCGTGATGATGGCCGTGTTCTCGCCCGCTTTCAGCTTGCTCACCGCATCCCACACCTGCGTGTCCTGTCGCAGTTGCGATTCAGAGATAAAGCCCATGTCGCCGCCGTTGGAAGCGGTCTGAGGATCTTCGGAGTAGTTCGCGGCCAGCGCGCTGAAATCTGCGCCGCTGTCTAACTGTGCCTTCAGCGTGGCGATCTTTTTGCGAGCATCGGTGTCGTTGCCCGCCTTGCTGCCCTGCAGATTCGTTCCGCCCGCCTGCTGCGATGGCTGGTTCGTCACCACAATCTGGGCAAGGTGGATCTTGTTCTCAATCAGGTTGAAATCAGCCTTGTGCGCGTTGTAGAAGTTGGAGACTTCGCCATCGGTCACGTTGATTTTGCTGTTGATCTCTTTGTTAAACAGCTTTTCCAGCGTAATGGACTTGCGCAGGTCACGACGTACTTCGTCCAGCGACCGTCCACTTTCCTTGAGCATCTGGTTGAACTGCTCTTCGGTGTAGTGGCTCTTCATCTCCGTCAACTTGGCGTCCACTTCTTCATTGGTGGCCGTCAGGTTCATCTTGGCAGCGCGCTGCTCAGTAATCTCCGCGTCGATGAGCGTGCGGAGAATGGTCAGCTTGTCGCTCTTGGCCTGTTCTTCCGTGATGGGCTGTTGATCCTGCTTGCCGCGCTCCTGATCGTCGTAGGTGCGGTCCAGCTCAGAACGCATGATGGCGTGGCCATTCACGCTGGCGACCACGTCCGCTCCGTGTTCCTTCTTGCACCCTACGGTGGCGACAACGGTGAAAAGACTGAGGGCAGAAAACACCCAGGTGGCGCGATGTGCGGTCTTTAGAAGCATCCGGTGCAATGGTAACGCCTTCGCGCCCGGAGCGCACGGTTGCGGCAGAAGCTGTGCAGATTCACGAAACATTATTTAGCCGCCGGAGTTTCGGTGGAAGCCGCGGGAGCGTCCAGCGAGGGCAGCGGAACTGCGGGTGGAGGTGTGACTCCCTGTGCCAGCAGGGCGTCATCAACGGCACGATAAACAAACTCGATCGGCACGGCGCCGGTAATCATTTCGCCATTGATGAACAGCGCGGGAACACCGTTAACGTTCAGCCCCTCGCCTTCTTTCATATAGGCCTTGACGCCGGTTTCATCCTGCTTGTCCACGCAGGCATTCAGGCGCTTCATGTCCAGCTTCTGCTTCGTGCCT contains the following coding sequences:
- a CDS encoding LacI family DNA-binding transcriptional regulator, with amino-acid sequence MAPTQKELAKLAGVSAGTVSNVVNGVPGVSEAARQRVLAAIRELNYQPNLIARSLRTNRTHTLGIVVPDITVPFYPHIIRGAESAAREAGYFLMVLDSENDHERESAMLELLRSQRSEGTLLVAAGGHGWSKEQAASVTAQAPLVCLDRLPEGLAVDSVCVDDARAAAMAVSHLVERGHREIAVITGPPTLRNEQARLRGYRTAMQHHGLQVRERLVWQAGFQQGEIARVCQEGLLGSRERPTAIFATNGVTGLGMLKALYALGLETPRDVAVVCFDELNGEDFFRPGITTVVQPAADIGARAVQVLLRRIRNSGETPLPLETVRLPATLVVRESSSEPHAARGTARPRIKKRG
- a CDS encoding helix-hairpin-helix domain-containing protein — protein: MKHVKPVLLSLTFGLPLLVWGVSLGSAVSAQSAADQMPAGPGKDITVATCTKCHSITNITGQHKDRDGWTATITKMVGYGATGSDEDFQAILDYVTKNYGLDSAGAAAPAAAAAHKIAVNTEPAAQLVTDLGLTDDESKALVAYRDKNGNFKTIDDLKKVPGIDATKFDAHAADLQF
- a CDS encoding SurA N-terminal domain-containing protein; protein product: MLLKTAHRATWVFSALSLFTVVATVGCKKEHGADVVASVNGHAIMRSELDRTYDDQERGKQDQQPITEEQAKSDKLTILRTLIDAEITEQRAAKMNLTATNEEVDAKLTEMKSHYTEEQFNQMLKESGRSLDEVRRDLRKSITLEKLFNKEINSKINVTDGEVSNFYNAHKADFNLIENKIHLAQIVVTNQPSQQAGGTNLQGSKAGNDTDARKKIATLKAQLDSGADFSALAANYSEDPQTASNGGDMGFISESQLRQDTQVWDAVSKLKAGENTAIITITPPGSKQPVGYSIIHLVSREAAGQRDLNNPAVQQSIRDQIRNTRSQLLRSAYIEMLRDQAKVENYYAEDIFKAGSGA